A region of Kribbella sp. NBC_01245 DNA encodes the following proteins:
- the dhaL gene encoding dihydroxyacetone kinase subunit DhaL has product MAETASVEVLSEWIREFARVVAATKDQLNALDAAIGDGDHGTNLDRGLAVAVSVLDANPAGIVGTLFDQLGQTVINKTGGATGPLFGTFFRRLGAAVGDTQDLNSAGLAAGLRAGLEGVVARGRAEAGDKTMYDALAPAVYALPAEGDLCVQLRTAFAAAESGCHATIPMLARKGRASYLGERSVGHQDPGATSVVLLFQAAARVMC; this is encoded by the coding sequence ATGGCGGAGACCGCTTCAGTCGAGGTGCTGTCCGAGTGGATCCGGGAGTTCGCCCGAGTGGTCGCCGCGACCAAGGATCAGTTGAACGCGCTGGATGCGGCCATCGGCGATGGTGATCATGGCACGAACCTCGACCGCGGCCTTGCAGTGGCAGTCTCCGTGCTGGACGCGAACCCGGCGGGGATTGTGGGCACGCTGTTCGATCAGCTCGGCCAAACGGTGATCAACAAGACCGGTGGCGCCACCGGTCCACTCTTCGGCACGTTCTTCCGCCGCCTTGGTGCCGCAGTCGGCGACACGCAGGACCTCAACTCCGCCGGTCTTGCCGCAGGCCTGCGGGCCGGACTCGAGGGCGTCGTCGCCCGCGGCCGGGCCGAGGCCGGCGACAAGACCATGTACGACGCACTCGCGCCGGCGGTTTACGCGTTGCCTGCGGAGGGAGACCTCTGTGTCCAGCTCCGCACGGCATTTGCTGCCGCCGAGTCTGGGTGTCACGCAACGATCCCGATGCTCGCCCGCAAGGGGCGGGCGAGCTACCTCGGTGAACGCAGCGTCGGGCACCAGGACCCGGGAGCGACCTCGGTGGTGTTGCTGTTCCAGGCCGCGGCCCGGGTGATGTGCTGA
- a CDS encoding YciI family protein has translation MAQYLVLTYTADVNWWAPEQADELAEYRQFAVDNAESIRASAVLHPTSTATVVRVEGARGGNVVTTDGPYAETKEALTGYYLVDAEDLEAAVAIATELPAAWNGAVEVRPVILAK, from the coding sequence ATGGCGCAGTACCTCGTATTGACCTACACCGCGGACGTGAATTGGTGGGCGCCCGAACAAGCGGATGAGCTCGCGGAATACCGGCAGTTCGCCGTCGACAATGCCGAAAGCATCCGCGCGAGCGCCGTACTTCACCCGACCAGTACGGCAACAGTGGTTCGCGTCGAAGGCGCCCGGGGCGGGAATGTGGTGACGACGGACGGGCCGTACGCCGAGACCAAGGAAGCGCTGACCGGGTATTACCTGGTCGACGCCGAAGACCTCGAGGCCGCGGTGGCGATCGCGACCGAATTGCCGGCGGCGTGGAACGGTGCCGTCGAGGTGCGTCCGGTCATCCTCGCCAAATAG
- a CDS encoding RNA polymerase sigma factor, which yields MNPSRDPVLDTVAETVRVEGARILATLIRTVGDVQLAEDAVQEATLAALGAWPVTGVPPQPRAWLTVTARRKAIDIIRRERARPDKELDGLRMIELQKSELPSDEIMYDDLLRLIFTCCHPALSPATRIALALRTLCGLSPAQIAAVLLTTEAGTTKRLTRARQKIAAAHIPYRVPASNELADRLPAVCGVIHSLYTAGHAPVDGQNAYDLDVCAEAIRLAELLHELLPDQPTPTAVLALLLLTEARRPARLDSNGDVVTLDCQDRGRWDAAAITRGIELLNDSLRRSDAQADAHQLQAAIAAEHARAPAYDATDWTEILRLYDLLVSIAPSDVAGLGRVVAAAEATGAATGLAMLAELPPSARWHTVRAELLAREGQYAEAARALTDSLDDGSATQPERRHRERRREKFLQLAASNRGAEPQ from the coding sequence GTGAATCCATCGCGTGACCCCGTGCTCGACACGGTGGCCGAGACGGTTCGGGTCGAGGGCGCGCGCATTCTCGCGACCTTGATCCGGACCGTCGGCGACGTGCAACTGGCCGAGGACGCCGTCCAGGAGGCGACCCTCGCTGCGCTCGGCGCTTGGCCGGTGACGGGAGTGCCGCCGCAGCCGCGCGCTTGGCTCACGGTGACCGCGCGTAGGAAGGCGATCGACATCATCCGCCGCGAACGAGCCCGTCCCGACAAGGAACTCGACGGGCTACGGATGATCGAACTGCAGAAGTCCGAGCTGCCCTCCGACGAGATCATGTACGACGACCTGCTGCGGCTGATCTTCACTTGTTGCCATCCCGCCCTATCTCCGGCCACCCGGATCGCCCTTGCCTTGCGAACCCTGTGCGGGCTCTCGCCGGCGCAGATCGCGGCCGTCCTACTCACCACCGAGGCCGGTACGACGAAACGCCTGACCCGGGCTCGACAGAAGATCGCCGCGGCCCACATCCCCTACCGGGTCCCGGCCTCTAATGAGCTGGCTGACCGATTGCCTGCGGTATGCGGGGTGATCCATAGCCTGTACACCGCCGGCCATGCGCCGGTCGACGGCCAGAACGCATATGACCTGGACGTTTGCGCCGAGGCGATCCGGCTGGCCGAACTCCTGCACGAGCTACTTCCGGACCAGCCGACACCGACCGCCGTGCTGGCGTTGCTACTCCTCACCGAGGCCCGCCGACCGGCACGGCTCGACTCGAATGGCGACGTGGTGACGCTCGACTGTCAGGACCGTGGCCGGTGGGACGCGGCGGCAATCACTCGTGGGATCGAGCTTCTCAATGATTCATTGCGCCGCTCGGACGCGCAGGCGGACGCCCACCAGCTCCAGGCGGCCATCGCGGCCGAGCATGCCCGGGCGCCGGCCTATGACGCGACGGACTGGACGGAGATCCTGCGCCTGTACGACCTACTCGTGTCGATCGCGCCGAGCGATGTCGCGGGCCTTGGCCGGGTGGTAGCCGCAGCCGAGGCGACTGGGGCAGCGACTGGCCTCGCGATGCTGGCCGAACTACCGCCCAGCGCCAGGTGGCACACGGTTCGCGCCGAACTACTCGCCCGCGAGGGTCAGTACGCCGAAGCAGCCCGCGCCCTCACCGACTCACTCGACGACGGATCGGCCACGCAGCCGGAACGACGACACCGGGAACGACGTCGCGAGAAGTTCCTCCAACTGGCCGCGTCTAACCGTGGCGCAGAACCGCAATGA
- a CDS encoding IclR family transcriptional regulator, producing MIQSVDRAIRMLGVLQGARRLSLSEVATRLDLPPSTVHGILKTLQAHGMVVQDKDSNRYQLGPAVLKLGNVYLDTLELRSRAVTWSEELARRSGHAVRTGVLTFDEVVIIHHEPRPDGSRQMPEVGIVIPAHASALGKAMLAYLPDQATALLAGGKLRSMTSETVIDPQALRAQLDEVAKEALAIEKEEAVLGEASIAAPIFDASGSVVGAISVVLPAVEWPPTDAMYAAVRESARNISRELGAARWPVPTG from the coding sequence ATGATCCAGTCCGTCGACCGGGCGATCCGGATGCTGGGCGTGCTGCAAGGGGCGCGCCGGCTGAGCCTTTCAGAGGTCGCGACCCGGCTCGATCTGCCGCCGTCGACAGTGCACGGCATCCTCAAAACGCTGCAGGCGCACGGGATGGTCGTCCAGGACAAGGATTCCAACCGCTATCAGCTCGGGCCGGCCGTGCTCAAACTCGGCAACGTCTACCTGGACACCCTGGAGCTGCGCTCGCGAGCGGTCACCTGGTCCGAGGAACTGGCCAGACGCAGCGGTCACGCCGTCCGAACCGGCGTACTCACCTTCGACGAGGTGGTGATCATCCACCACGAGCCACGCCCCGACGGCAGTCGGCAGATGCCTGAGGTCGGGATCGTCATCCCTGCCCACGCAAGCGCTCTAGGCAAGGCAATGCTTGCGTATCTGCCCGACCAGGCGACGGCTCTGCTGGCCGGCGGCAAGCTCCGCAGCATGACCTCGGAGACGGTGATCGACCCGCAGGCATTGCGTGCACAGCTCGACGAGGTCGCGAAGGAGGCCCTCGCGATCGAGAAGGAAGAAGCCGTCCTCGGCGAGGCGAGTATCGCCGCGCCGATCTTCGACGCATCGGGTTCGGTGGTCGGCGCGATCAGCGTCGTACTGCCGGCGGTGGAATGGCCGCCGACGGACGCGATGTACGCGGCGGTCCGGGAGTCCGCGCGCAACATCTCCCGCGAACTCGGCGCCGCCCGCTGGCCCGTTCCGACCGGCTGA
- a CDS encoding MIP/aquaporin family protein, protein MDENSLPQRLAAEALGAAILVFIGVGAVPAALIVNGDTPFTMADLGMISFAFAAAVVATVYALGQISGNHINPAVTIGLAATGKFPWSRVPAYLGAQLAGATLGAAAILAVLGKKASDVGLGVATYGPEVGVPQAFAAEFVGTFILVLTVFGVISRKAVPGFAGLAIGLAVFGAIIPVAPVTGASINPARTVGPMLIQGLAGGKVEFAQMPVYLLAELTAGVLAGLAYVALSRTAADRLPQQQPAATGQEA, encoded by the coding sequence ATGGATGAGAACTCGTTGCCCCAACGGCTGGCGGCAGAGGCGCTAGGCGCCGCGATCCTGGTCTTCATCGGCGTCGGTGCGGTGCCGGCGGCGCTGATCGTCAACGGGGATACGCCTTTCACGATGGCGGATCTCGGCATGATCTCGTTCGCCTTCGCCGCCGCCGTGGTGGCGACCGTCTACGCCCTCGGGCAGATCTCGGGTAATCACATCAACCCGGCGGTGACGATCGGCCTGGCGGCGACCGGCAAATTCCCCTGGTCCCGGGTGCCGGCGTATCTCGGCGCCCAGCTGGCCGGCGCGACGCTCGGCGCCGCCGCCATCCTCGCCGTACTCGGAAAGAAGGCGAGCGACGTCGGCCTCGGCGTCGCGACGTACGGCCCGGAGGTTGGCGTTCCGCAGGCCTTCGCGGCCGAGTTCGTCGGAACCTTCATCCTCGTACTGACCGTCTTCGGCGTCATCAGCCGCAAGGCCGTGCCGGGTTTCGCCGGGCTGGCCATCGGGCTGGCGGTGTTCGGCGCGATCATCCCGGTCGCACCGGTCACCGGTGCATCCATCAACCCCGCCCGCACGGTGGGTCCGATGCTGATCCAGGGCCTCGCCGGTGGAAAGGTGGAGTTCGCTCAAATGCCGGTCTACCTGCTCGCGGAACTCACTGCAGGTGTGTTGGCGGGCCTGGCCTACGTCGCGCTGTCACGCACGGCCGCGGACCGCCTGCCGCAGCAACAGCCCGCGGCGACCGGGCAGGAAGCCTGA